In Sphingobacterium zeae, one genomic interval encodes:
- a CDS encoding LruC domain-containing protein produces MCNIKSFNLFLVGLAGITLFGASCSKVKDLYNDTTAGSDSSSLFPAGVNVPTDFMWNSTRAVDVRVAVDDQFSGKYFYRVEFFDNDPTLGSGTNLLAAGQAKSGQDFVGKLMIPTLAKYIYLRETSPLGVAATSMIEVGQQNAINVGGVSAGWASKASVLRSAKTSATLASGSLRAAAVEATPVVVPSDAIALSGNSTISVESNKSYVVKSGVTFTGKIDANNGTSNVKIYIQGSWKNTSFELNLGSNNGLYITQAGSIDLVNVTQNTVGGFVNYGSASLSKMETKNNTLYVNYGTLAADKADITNGNFTNYGVATIQNLSSTTNGTVVRNEGTLTVQNATLTNATLEAVCHTVINSLTTNGATISVAQGALLSLDKLDAGGTKINLAASSILDVKTLAKFNSQSSTMTGPTSGQALARLKKVDVSNQWMAITYGGNLEVACSDHTANAQWSTYYVINSPAKLVPYDKSTVVIAGTSCNAGGNNASSGNPTDQTVTEVNLGTYSYVFEDKWPAKGDYDMNDCVLDMNITKFQNTANKVTKVALKAKLRSIGASIRFSTAVQLDGIAAGNVKSVTYSRKDLVGTALPLGANGTESGQTYAVLPLWDDAHKAFGVTDTRFISTQSGQYAPVEVIVTIEFNTPIDNFTYGTLNAFIVNFNQNLAGRNEVHLVGYKATDKINKSLVLKEAGRLLSASDPFKAKSNEPFGLLVPVSFVYPSEGQAITAAYPLFESWATSGGTQNTDWYLHKK; encoded by the coding sequence ATGTGTAACATAAAAAGCTTTAATCTCTTCTTGGTGGGTCTTGCAGGGATTACGCTCTTCGGGGCAAGTTGTTCGAAAGTAAAGGATTTGTACAACGATACTACTGCAGGCTCCGATTCTTCATCCTTATTTCCTGCTGGCGTTAATGTCCCAACTGATTTTATGTGGAATTCGACACGCGCTGTCGATGTGCGCGTTGCAGTTGACGATCAATTTAGCGGTAAATACTTTTATCGGGTGGAGTTTTTTGATAATGATCCGACGTTGGGTAGTGGGACGAATCTGTTGGCTGCGGGTCAGGCAAAATCTGGACAGGATTTTGTTGGTAAGCTCATGATTCCAACACTTGCAAAATATATCTATTTAAGAGAGACTTCTCCACTTGGTGTTGCCGCAACCAGTATGATTGAAGTTGGGCAGCAAAATGCGATCAATGTGGGTGGAGTCAGCGCGGGTTGGGCTAGTAAAGCGAGTGTTTTGCGCAGCGCTAAGACGAGTGCGACGTTGGCAAGTGGCAGCTTAAGAGCGGCAGCGGTGGAAGCTACACCGGTTGTAGTTCCTTCCGATGCAATAGCGCTATCGGGCAATTCGACTATTTCTGTCGAGTCCAATAAATCGTATGTAGTTAAATCTGGTGTTACCTTTACAGGTAAGATCGATGCCAACAACGGTACAAGTAATGTGAAGATTTACATTCAAGGATCTTGGAAAAATACAAGCTTTGAGCTAAACCTTGGAAGCAATAATGGATTGTATATTACGCAGGCGGGTTCGATTGACCTAGTTAACGTAACGCAGAATACGGTGGGTGGCTTTGTCAATTATGGCTCGGCTTCACTTTCCAAAATGGAGACAAAAAATAATACGCTGTATGTCAATTATGGTACGCTTGCTGCCGATAAAGCGGATATCACCAATGGTAATTTTACCAACTATGGGGTCGCTACAATCCAAAATCTGAGCAGTACCACAAACGGTACGGTGGTGCGTAATGAGGGAACGCTTACTGTACAGAACGCTACCTTAACGAATGCTACGTTGGAGGCTGTTTGTCATACAGTAATCAATTCATTGACGACCAATGGTGCGACAATTTCGGTGGCTCAGGGCGCTCTATTAAGTTTAGATAAATTAGATGCCGGTGGTACAAAAATCAATTTGGCTGCATCTTCTATTTTGGATGTGAAAACTTTGGCTAAATTTAACAGCCAATCGAGCACCATGACTGGACCGACCTCGGGTCAGGCATTGGCCCGTCTCAAAAAGGTTGATGTAAGCAACCAGTGGATGGCTATTACGTATGGTGGTAACCTAGAGGTAGCTTGCTCAGATCATACAGCGAATGCACAATGGAGTACATATTATGTGATCAATAGTCCAGCTAAATTGGTTCCTTACGATAAGTCGACCGTTGTGATTGCGGGAACTTCTTGTAACGCCGGTGGTAATAATGCTTCTAGTGGCAATCCGACAGACCAGACTGTTACTGAGGTTAATTTAGGCACTTATTCTTATGTGTTCGAAGATAAATGGCCCGCTAAAGGCGATTATGATATGAATGATTGCGTATTGGATATGAACATCACCAAATTTCAAAATACAGCGAATAAGGTGACTAAAGTGGCCTTGAAAGCAAAATTAAGATCAATAGGTGCTTCGATCCGTTTTTCGACCGCTGTGCAGCTTGATGGTATCGCGGCGGGAAATGTCAAAAGTGTAACATATTCACGCAAAGATTTGGTAGGTACCGCCTTGCCTCTAGGAGCAAATGGTACGGAATCTGGACAAACGTACGCTGTGCTTCCATTATGGGATGATGCGCATAAGGCTTTTGGAGTGACAGATACACGTTTTATATCGACTCAATCGGGCCAATATGCGCCTGTGGAGGTAATTGTAACAATTGAGTTCAATACGCCGATAGATAACTTTACTTATGGGACATTAAATGCCTTCATTGTAAACTTCAATCAAAACCTTGCTGGCCGAAATGAAGTGCACCTAGTTGGTTATAAGGCAACTGACAAAATCAATAAAAGTTTGGTCTTGAAGGAGGCCGGTAGACTGTTGTCCGCATCAGATCCATTTAAAGCGAAATCGAATGAGCCATTTGGTTTGTTGGTGCCGGTATCTTTTGTGTACCCGTCCGAAGGACAGGCGATTACCGCTGCGTATCCGCTCTTTGAGTCTTGGGCAACAAGTGGGGGTACCCAAAATACAGATTGGTATCTACATAAGAAGTAA
- a CDS encoding helix-turn-helix domain-containing protein has translation MEFGVQRVIGVAQEPSEVTDATAKENYVVLFVSKGGCSIRINNQIKEIEEYCLVLIPKGIKIEANPDESRPFLIIYFSESFFARTAVDTAFLRNFKSFNTNEYNYHVLCVPMEYATYYEFVGMQLKLSKQNYNQVIYRDLAHNIVKQIVLLAAIYAEDRQSDELVGQSADIKLVRRFQVLVEQYVKKEKRVAFYAQELNIATKKLTNLTKDVLGATPKELITEELLRVSKKLITESSLSIKQIAWELGYADVNNFSTFFLKETALTPTEYRKRWQG, from the coding sequence ATGGAATTTGGAGTTCAGCGGGTTATTGGTGTAGCGCAGGAGCCTTCGGAAGTGACCGATGCAACAGCAAAAGAAAATTATGTGGTTCTTTTTGTATCAAAGGGCGGCTGTAGTATACGGATCAATAATCAGATTAAAGAAATTGAAGAATACTGTCTGGTGTTGATTCCGAAGGGGATAAAAATTGAAGCTAACCCAGATGAGTCCCGACCTTTTCTAATTATTTATTTTTCGGAAAGTTTTTTTGCCCGTACGGCGGTTGATACTGCATTTCTGCGAAACTTCAAATCTTTTAATACAAACGAATATAACTACCATGTGTTGTGTGTGCCTATGGAGTATGCAACCTACTATGAATTTGTGGGTATGCAGCTTAAACTATCTAAGCAGAATTATAATCAGGTGATATATCGCGATTTGGCTCACAATATTGTTAAACAAATTGTACTCTTAGCTGCGATATATGCTGAAGATAGACAGTCGGATGAACTGGTGGGGCAAAGTGCAGATATAAAGCTCGTAAGGCGTTTCCAGGTGTTGGTAGAGCAGTATGTAAAAAAAGAAAAACGTGTAGCTTTCTATGCTCAAGAGCTAAACATCGCAACTAAGAAATTAACTAACTTAACGAAAGATGTGCTGGGGGCGACGCCAAAAGAGCTGATCACCGAAGAGTTGCTTCGAGTGAGTAAAAAGCTGATTACTGAATCATCACTCAGCATTAAGCAGATTGCTTGGGAGCTCGGTTATGCAGACGTTAATAACTTTAGTACATTTTTTTTAAAAGAAACGGCCTTGACGCCAACTGAGTACCGTAAACGTTGGCAAGGATAA
- a CDS encoding fimbrillin family protein produces the protein MRFHLTKRAHWVVAMAMLAIPGTLITSCSKDNKTENVDNKTNVLTVAVGGIKTSGNDGAVKVGSAKPSTTTSKIHSFSDVDMVVSTDHNLPTITNDGIAVKRSGGLAADVAPGVTEDMVSGTKYVVYIYSGTTLITAKQLVAGTAGTIEGLNPATSYTWIALSYNTSDNDQPALTPTNGSIALAQNKDVLYASGTVNLATNSNINIQFSHKFSRIGIELNTKGVFGNITGNPTVNVTGLNLATGSIALLDGTVTAGASFTPTLTYANFTNIDPAFNDAKIAYVYTASTAAQNAINVQVQNLNISHVDGSLARTYFATASNFPFAVTPQLGNSHRLLLNVVESPLITNFGGRTVKWARSNLFYRGNNGNGRNYAFYANNQLTARANGYFAFGSIVPGQFATTTTNNGDPCALVYPAGLWKQPAKADFANMVRGDIEVNQLTGALGGLGQVVDATGVTGLANIITNLLTNATSLLVNTAAPNSALAPSTPFNYGQYTLASGANGAPTSGSNAFGDVNSASNRLRFYYNGEISNVNILPLLGNGGLANIGLNDLSVDIANFQVANLNLPLLSSYGRATTLWTNEQGANIVGLVGAGTWGYYGNAGRSLTLVPLSLGTRFHMANNTGQLLNGVSALGANVLSTSFKNVRCVRVN, from the coding sequence ATGAGATTTCATCTGACTAAAAGAGCTCACTGGGTTGTTGCGATGGCAATGCTAGCAATCCCCGGGACATTAATCACAAGTTGCTCCAAGGACAACAAGACTGAAAATGTCGACAACAAAACAAATGTCCTCACTGTAGCGGTGGGGGGCATCAAAACCAGCGGCAACGATGGCGCAGTAAAAGTTGGCTCGGCGAAACCGAGCACAACGACAAGCAAAATCCATTCATTTTCCGATGTAGACATGGTTGTTTCGACTGACCACAATTTACCAACCATTACCAATGATGGGATAGCAGTAAAACGATCTGGCGGATTAGCCGCGGATGTCGCCCCTGGCGTCACTGAAGATATGGTATCAGGCACAAAATATGTTGTCTATATCTATTCGGGAACAACACTAATTACCGCCAAACAGCTGGTAGCAGGTACAGCAGGTACGATCGAAGGGCTTAATCCCGCCACATCTTACACATGGATAGCCCTTTCTTACAACACTTCCGATAACGATCAACCTGCTCTTACACCAACAAATGGATCGATTGCTTTGGCACAAAATAAAGATGTGCTTTATGCTTCAGGAACCGTAAATCTGGCAACAAACTCTAACATCAACATCCAATTCAGCCATAAGTTTTCACGTATCGGAATTGAATTAAATACCAAAGGGGTCTTTGGTAATATCACAGGTAATCCTACAGTCAATGTAACCGGACTAAACTTAGCCACAGGTAGCATTGCATTGCTTGATGGAACTGTCACGGCAGGCGCAAGCTTCACCCCAACGTTAACATACGCCAACTTCACAAACATCGATCCGGCATTTAATGACGCAAAAATTGCTTACGTGTATACAGCATCCACTGCTGCACAAAATGCAATCAATGTACAGGTCCAAAATTTAAACATTAGCCATGTCGACGGTAGCTTAGCGCGCACCTATTTTGCTACCGCTTCAAATTTCCCGTTTGCGGTAACACCGCAACTAGGAAACAGTCATCGCCTGTTGTTGAATGTGGTGGAATCTCCATTAATCACAAATTTCGGGGGCCGCACTGTAAAATGGGCTCGGTCTAACCTGTTTTACAGAGGCAACAATGGCAATGGTCGCAATTATGCATTCTATGCAAATAATCAATTAACAGCTAGGGCTAACGGCTATTTCGCTTTTGGAAGTATTGTTCCTGGACAATTTGCGACTACAACAACAAATAATGGCGATCCATGTGCATTGGTATATCCAGCAGGTCTTTGGAAACAACCGGCAAAGGCAGACTTTGCTAACATGGTACGAGGAGATATTGAAGTAAATCAACTTACTGGGGCATTAGGTGGCCTGGGCCAAGTAGTCGACGCAACAGGAGTAACAGGACTTGCAAATATAATTACGAATCTATTGACTAATGCAACATCTTTGCTAGTAAATACAGCAGCACCTAATTCAGCATTAGCTCCTTCCACTCCATTTAATTATGGTCAGTACACATTAGCTTCTGGTGCAAACGGTGCTCCTACTTCAGGTTCGAATGCTTTTGGTGACGTAAACAGTGCATCCAATAGACTACGTTTTTATTATAATGGTGAGATTTCAAACGTGAATATCTTACCCCTACTTGGAAACGGTGGTTTAGCAAATATTGGTTTAAATGATCTTAGTGTTGACATTGCAAACTTCCAAGTGGCAAACTTAAATCTCCCCTTACTCAGTAGTTACGGCAGAGCAACAACGCTTTGGACAAATGAACAAGGCGCTAATATTGTTGGCTTAGTTGGCGCAGGTACATGGGGTTATTATGGTAACGCTGGCCGTAGTCTAACTTTAGTTCCACTATCCTTAGGCACTCGATTCCACATGGCAAACAATACCGGCCAGCTTTTGAATGGAGTTAGCGCATTAGGTGCAAATGTACTAAGTACATCATTCAAAAACGTTCGCTGCGTACGCGTAAACTAA